Below is a genomic region from Methanobacterium sp..
GATTTTGGCGGTGCCATTTCTAACATAGGTAAATTGAGTGTCAGCAGCAGCACTTTTACAGGAAACCGTGCAGTCAGCACAATTTCAAGTTATGCGTTCGACGGCGGTGCAATCTCCAATAATGGTAATTTAACCGTTACTTACAGTACTTTTACCGGTAATGTTGGAGATGTAGGAGGTGCTATTAGTAATTGGGGCAATTCAACTACCACTGTAATAGGCAGTACTTTTACAGGCAATAACGCGACTTCTGACGGCGGTGCCATTTACAATGAGGGTAAATTGACTGTAAATTTCTGTAGAATTATTGGAAATCTGGTTAAAGTACCTACATATGTATCCAGTACTGGGCACGTTTTAGAAGATATAAATAACTATAAGGGATCCATTAATGTCAAATACAACTGGTGGGGTTCAAATTCAGGCCCATCAAAAGGCAGAATCATCGGTGCAACTGTTAGTCCATGGCTGGTTTTAACTTTAAGAGCAAGCCCTACTACCATTAAAGCTAGAGGGACATCAAATATATATGCAGACTTCTTCTATGATTCAAATGGTGGTTATCACAGCTATTCTGGTGGCCATGTTCCAGATGGAATACCAATAAGTTTTACCACTAAATTTGGGACCATAAACAGTAAATCATCTACAGTTAATGGAGTTGCGAAGTCTACTTTAAAAGCAGGATCAACAGGTGGTATTGTCAACGTTGCAGCTAAGACTGACAGTCAAACAGTGCAAATTCCACTAAAAGTAACTTCAACCTATCCAAAAAACGGCGTTTTAGGCTGCTCAAGAACTGCAAATATCTACATTAAATTCAGTCAAAATATCAAAGCAAGTACATACTGGTCTAAGATATATGTTAAAAACCTCAAAACAGGAAAAAAAGTTTCAATTAGCAAATGGATTTCAGGAAACACACTTTACATCAAGACTAGCTCAAGGAGATATGCATACTACTGGTATCAGGTTTACATTCCTGCGGGAGCAGTAAAAGACTACGCAAATCATAATTTATCTACAAGGTACACATTTAAATTCAAAACAGGGAGATAATAGAATTTAATTCCCATTTTTATTTTTTTTAATTTTTTATTAAACAATTCTTAAATCTATCCAATTTTTTGTATAGGATGGTCATTATATGAAATGTAAAAACTGCGGGACTGAAAATCAGGAAAAGGAACAGTATTGTAGAAAATGTGGGAAATCTTTCTATGAATTAACTTTTAAAGAAGCAGTTTCCAGAGCAATTTTTAATCCTAACTGGTTAAATGTGGGATTAGGTGTCATTGCATCTTTTATTATTCTGGCCATCTTTTATGGATTTATGGATGCTTTTGATACTTTTGCTTATGGAATGATACCTGCATTACTTACTGGTGGAGCTATCACAGGGATACTGTTTTATAATCGAAATGTTAGGGCTAATTATGATTATGTCCCTAGTATAAGTGGGGCAGTAACTGGTTTAATTGCAGGATTTGCTGTTTTAATAACAATTATGGCCCAATATAGAGGTTCAAATGGATTAATTTTGTTCATATATTTGCCGGGTTATGTTTTTTGGGGATTTGTGGGTGGAGCATTAGGTACTATTGTAAATATGTTGCGAAAGGAAAATATCAAACTAATAGTCCCTCTTGCAGCGTTTTTAATCTTAATACTATCAGTAGGGGGTTATTTTCTTAACCAATCTAATATGGATACTCATTATGAAACAGATTATGATAATCAGTTACTTTCTTTGACTTTTGATGATTTACTGCAAACTGAAGCGGATGCTTTTTTAAACAAGACAGCAAACAGTGCTCAGCAGAATGTGAATAATCTGAAAGAAGCCCAGAAAAGGTATCAAAGAATGCAAAATATAACAAAGGACGCATCACTATGGAATAATGAAATGATAAATGATGCAACATCGGATATAAAGAAGGAATATGCACAAGCTTTAGGGCAATATATAAACCTTAAATTGAGTTATTATGATGAAATGGAATTGGGGATAAAATCTAGCATAAATGGAAATAGTAAGGAAGCCCAAAAACACTACCAAAATGCTAAGAATTTAGTTCCAAAGATACAAAGTCAAGAAAATCTGCTTACAACAATCAATAACAAAGATACTCAATTCAAACAGTATGTAGGCCAAAAAATAGCAAATTCTAAAGAATATGCAAAGTATAATCAGGAACAAGGAGAATTAATGACATTTCCATTTGGAGTGCCTGATTCGTAATATTTTAATTTCTATTTTAAATGGATTTAGGTTATTGTCTAGATCTAATTAGAAGGTATCAGAAATTTTTTATTAGTTTTAGAGATCTATCTCAACGTTCTCTAAAAAGTTTGAAAAATTCCTGACAGTCTTTTTAAGGACCCTGAAACCTTCTTTATCATTTTTAACACCTTCAAGGGAGTCCTGTGACCAGAAGGTCGCCCCTAAATTGGCCCCAAATGCGCCGCCGCTTACTGGAACTGCCCCGTTAAGTATATAAAAAGTGAATATTTGCTGGATTACAAGTTCCTGGCCGCCGTGTCTATCGCCCCCGACTGAAATGGCCATACCAACTTTTCCCCTCAAAAAGTTAATGTCTGCAGCGCCCATAGCTCTTGTTCTGTCCATAACCATTTTTAACTGGGCACTGATCCCTCCATTATAACATGGAGAAGCAAATACAAGTCCATCCGCCTCACGGATTAAATCATAGACTTTATACATATCATCTTTGATTATACATTCCTTTTTCTTTAGACAGTAATTACAGTGTCTGCAAGGACTGATATCCTTTCCCCTGACGCTGAAAAAATTTGTCTCGAATCCTTTATCCTCAAGCATGCTTAAAGCTTCATTTAAAACATAGTCTGTGGCCTGTTTTCTTGGACTTCCGCATATACCTACTATCATTATTAACTCTCCGAGTATAATGTATGTAACCAGATAGAATTTGTGTGTGGAAATTTCAATGGAATTTCCAGTTTAAATAACCTTATAATAAATAGGTTCTTTTTAATTAAAATATTATAACTATTTTTCACTTATATTTTCAACTACAAAGTTTTCAGTTATCCATAAACCTATCACGTTTAAATCCGGAAATAAATTCTTAATCTGTTTTACTGCAGTATTAATCTGATTTTTATGTGTTAAATCATCAACAGGATTTGCAGCACAGTCATAATGTCCAACTACGAAAATATTTTTAGATCCATGCCCTGAAATCGAAACTTCAACATTTTTTAGGATTTCATGGATATCTGAATTTTCAGCGGCTAAAAATCCGTCCATTCCAGCTTTAGTTATCATATCTACATATTTTACGTTATAATTTTCAGTAATCCAGTTAATTGCAGGTAGTTGTACTCTTCCGTCTATACAGTTCAGGCAGGTGGCAAAGGTCATTGCATTTCCTCCGGGACTATTAAATGCTTAAAAATAGTGAAAATATTGTTTAGTAACTTAAAAAAAGTAGTTGAGCATAGCAGAGCTATGCTTTAAAAAATAAGTTAAATTGCTTCGTCTTCATCAAGAGCAAGTCTCATGGTGTCAGGGTCTTGAGGCATGTGGGCTAAGAAGTCTTCAGCTGCACGCCTTACATCTCTGGAACCTATGATATACCTTCCAACGATAATGATGCTTGCACCGCTTGTAAGTGCCTTATCCACTTTGTCAGGTGTTATTCCGCCTGCAACAGCAACAAGTCCGTTTTTACCAAGGATTTCTTTGATCTGGTTGATGTTACCCCATTCTGTTACTTCTGCTTCAGCTTCTCCACGTTCTTTTGCAGCGGTTTCTAAGTCAACATTTCTGTGTAACAGGACAATGTCAGGTTTAAATCTTAATGACTGGAGTTTTTCAACGAAGTTTTCCACGTTCATCATGTCCAGTATGGAATATATTCCCTGTTTCATTGCTTCGTGAATTGCTTTTTCGATGGATTCGACGGTTCCGAGTCCAGAGATTGCAACAGCATCAGCAGTTTCGTCTGCAGCTATTTTAACTTCTACTCTTCCGACATCGAGGGTTTTAAGGTCTGCAATTATAAATGCGTCTTTTCTGAGTTCTCTGATTTTGCTTATAACTCCAACACCGAATTTTTTAATAAGTGGTGTTCCAGCTTCAAGCAGTATTCTTTCACGGTTTGGAAGGCTGTTTATTATCCTTTCAACATCATCAAAGTTGTCTAAGTCGAGCGCAACCTGTAAGTATGGTGGGTTCCATAGTTTTACTACTTTAAAGCCCATTATAGGGTGTGCACCACGGTCTTTTTCAGCTAAAACTTTTCCAACTGATGGGTATCCTTCCATCGCTCTTCTTATTGCCAATTTTGTTGCTCCGTAGTTGTACTGATAAATTTTACGATAATCGCTTGCTTCAGGGTGTATGAAAACTGAAGCGAGTATTACTAAATCTTCTGCTTTGTCTTCAGGAATTAATCCTTCTTGAACTGCGTCTGCTACTGCTCTACTTACTGCAGTCTGAGCAGGGCCGAATATTTTCTCTGCATCGCACAAATCTTTCACAGTTACTTTAGGTATAATTAATGTGGCAGGTTTTGTAAGTAAGTTAGGCCTTATAACTGAAAGTAATGGTGTGTGTCCTATTGATAGTTGTGTTAAATTATTTACAAATGCTGTACCAGCAGGGCCGTTTTTGTCCCCAATTACTAGATCAACGTGAGCTACTTCATTTCCGCTTCCTATTAAAGCTTCTCCTATATGATACATAATTATTATCCTCCTAGATTAGTCTAAAATAATGTATTGAATTAGTGTAAATATAGTTTTAGTTTTTTAAAATCATAAATGTTAGTTTAATATTTTTATTGTAATGGGTGTGAATCTATTTCTAGTTTTCTGTTAATTTAAATTGTGATGGGGAATCATCAACAATTTAAGTTCCGTTTTTAAAAACTGAAAATAAGATTATATTTCTAAATAAAATAAAAAGAGATGGGTTAATTACCCTCAAAAACCGTTAAAGATTTTCGAGAGGATTAATCCACAAGGTTGCCGTTTATAAAGTCGTCATAACCTTTAAGGTCCAGCATTCCGTGTCCTGAGAAGTTAATTATAATATTTTTCTCTTCTCCGGTCTTTTTACATTCCAGTGCTTCGTCCATACCTATTTTTATGGCGTGACAGGTTTCTGGAGCTGGGACTACACCTTCGCATTTTGCAAATGTGGTTCCGCTCTTGAAGATATCTCCCTGTTTTACTGAACGGGCTTCTACAAGTCCTTCATGTACGAGTAATGATACCAGTGAGGACATTCCGTGGTAACGTAA
It encodes:
- a CDS encoding bifunctional 5,6,7,8-tetrahydromethanopterin hydro-lyase/3-hexulose-6-phosphate synthase, which gives rise to MYHIGEALIGSGNEVAHVDLVIGDKNGPAGTAFVNNLTQLSIGHTPLLSVIRPNLLTKPATLIIPKVTVKDLCDAEKIFGPAQTAVSRAVADAVQEGLIPEDKAEDLVILASVFIHPEASDYRKIYQYNYGATKLAIRRAMEGYPSVGKVLAEKDRGAHPIMGFKVVKLWNPPYLQVALDLDNFDDVERIINSLPNRERILLEAGTPLIKKFGVGVISKIRELRKDAFIIADLKTLDVGRVEVKIAADETADAVAISGLGTVESIEKAIHEAMKQGIYSILDMMNVENFVEKLQSLRFKPDIVLLHRNVDLETAAKERGEAEAEVTEWGNINQIKEILGKNGLVAVAGGITPDKVDKALTSGASIIIVGRYIIGSRDVRRAAEDFLAHMPQDPDTMRLALDEDEAI
- a CDS encoding carbonic anhydrase, encoding MTFATCLNCIDGRVQLPAINWITENYNVKYVDMITKAGMDGFLAAENSDIHEILKNVEVSISGHGSKNIFVVGHYDCAANPVDDLTHKNQINTAVKQIKNLFPDLNVIGLWITENFVVENISEK
- a CDS encoding flavodoxin family protein; translated protein: MMIVGICGSPRKQATDYVLNEALSMLEDKGFETNFFSVRGKDISPCRHCNYCLKKKECIIKDDMYKVYDLIREADGLVFASPCYNGGISAQLKMVMDRTRAMGAADINFLRGKVGMAISVGGDRHGGQELVIQQIFTFYILNGAVPVSGGAFGANLGATFWSQDSLEGVKNDKEGFRVLKKTVRNFSNFLENVEIDL